The proteins below come from a single Micromonospora citrea genomic window:
- a CDS encoding cupin domain-containing protein: MTHIDPPGGHGRPAVPSAADAALTRCVSVEPAKFAAAHWGRTPLLSRADELPNAAGFTDLLSPADADELLSRRGLRSPFLRVAKDGQLVPAARFTGGGGAGAEIGDQVLDERVLELYADGATLVLQGLHRTWPALIDFARDLGAAVGQPLQVNAYLTPAGSQGFATHYDTHDVFVLQVDGRKHWRIHPPVLPDPLEKQPWGGRADEVAATADGPPALDVVLAPGDALYLPRGWLHSAQAQESSSLHLTVGVRALTRYALVEELLALAAEDQRLRATLPFGTDVADPDAIEPELTETVEALRDWLLRAEPAAVAARLRQRAWPAARPAPIRPLAQTNALAALGTDTRLAPRPGLRWQLAPQGDRLALRLFDRTITLPATCEPAVRALLTGEAARVGDLPGLDDDADRITLARRLLREAVLVPA; encoded by the coding sequence ATGACGCACATCGACCCGCCGGGCGGCCACGGCCGCCCGGCGGTTCCGTCCGCGGCCGACGCGGCGCTGACCCGCTGCGTGTCGGTCGAGCCGGCGAAGTTCGCCGCCGCCCACTGGGGACGCACGCCGCTGCTGTCCCGCGCCGACGAGCTGCCCAACGCCGCCGGGTTCACCGACCTGCTCAGCCCCGCCGACGCCGACGAGCTGCTCAGCCGGCGCGGCCTGCGCAGCCCGTTCCTGCGCGTCGCCAAGGACGGCCAGCTCGTCCCGGCGGCCCGCTTCACCGGCGGCGGCGGCGCCGGCGCCGAGATCGGCGACCAGGTCCTCGACGAACGGGTCCTGGAGCTTTACGCCGACGGGGCCACCCTGGTGTTGCAGGGCCTGCACCGCACCTGGCCCGCCCTGATCGACTTCGCCCGCGACCTCGGCGCGGCGGTCGGGCAGCCGTTGCAGGTCAACGCCTACCTGACCCCCGCCGGCAGCCAGGGCTTCGCCACCCACTACGACACCCACGACGTCTTCGTCCTCCAGGTCGACGGCCGCAAGCACTGGCGGATCCACCCGCCGGTGCTGCCGGACCCGCTGGAGAAGCAGCCCTGGGGCGGGCGGGCGGACGAGGTCGCCGCCACCGCCGACGGCCCGCCCGCGCTCGACGTGGTGCTCGCCCCCGGCGACGCCCTCTACCTGCCCCGCGGTTGGCTGCACAGCGCGCAGGCGCAGGAGTCCAGCTCGCTGCACCTGACCGTCGGCGTCCGGGCGTTGACCCGGTACGCGCTGGTCGAGGAGCTGCTCGCCCTCGCCGCCGAGGACCAGCGGCTGCGGGCCACGCTGCCGTTCGGCACCGACGTCGCCGACCCGGACGCGATCGAGCCGGAGCTGACCGAGACGGTCGAGGCGCTGCGGGACTGGCTGCTGCGGGCCGAACCGGCCGCGGTGGCCGCGCGGCTGCGCCAGCGGGCCTGGCCGGCCGCCCGACCCGCGCCGATCCGCCCGCTGGCCCAGACCAACGCGCTGGCCGCGCTGGGCACCGACACCCGGCTGGCCCCGCGCCCGGGCCTGCGCTGGCAGCTCGCCCCGCAGGGGGACCGGCTGGCGCTGCGCCTGTTCGACCGCACCATCACCCTGCCCGCGACGTGCGAGCCGGCCGTGCGCGCCCTGCTCACCGGGGAGGCCGCCCGGGTCGGCGACCTGCCGGGCCT